The following are encoded in a window of Geotrypetes seraphini chromosome 5, aGeoSer1.1, whole genome shotgun sequence genomic DNA:
- the NGDN gene encoding neuroguidin — translation MSDQERVMEDLPAALELLSTLQDQVVGATAYVQNLLQKVRAGAFPTEKGLSFLEMKDQLLLMYLMDIAYLILEKTSGKSLKEHSSILRLVETRTVLEKMRPIDQKLKYQIDKLVKASVTGSLGESDPLRFKPNPDNLISKLSESEEEGENDESSGAKVSGKKNPGKIRKYVPPRLAPMHFDETEAEREHKILERAKKRALSSSVIRELKEQYSEAPEEIREGRGYHMMRQSQEDQRRTSYEESMMVRLNLTRKEKAQKKRSMAMTSQLQSLTHFGDISALMGGTGNPGEEVVPPVKRSKKTLKRGKKKKGFRRWK, via the exons GTGGTAGGAGCAACAGCTTATGTGCAGAATTTACTGCAGAAGGTTCGGGCAGGTGCCTTCCCCACAGAGAAG GGCCTCAGCTTCCTGGAGATGAAAGATCAGCTTCTACTCATGTACCTGATGGATATTGCTTATCTGATACTGGAGAAGACATCTGGAAAGTCATTGAAGGAGCATTCATCTATCCTGCGCCTGGTGGAGACTCGTACG GTTTTGGAAAAAATGCGTCCCATTGACCAGAAACTGAAGTATCAAATAGACAAGCTGGTAAAAGCATCTGTCACTGGCAGCTTGG GTGAGAGTGATCCTCTGCGCTTCAAGCCAAATCCAGATAACCTGATCAGTAAG ctaagtgaatctgaagaggagggagagaatgATGAAAGTAGTGGAGCAAAGGTTTCTGGGAAGAAGAACCCTGGCAAGATCAGGAAATATGTGCCTCCACGACTTGCCCCAATGCATTTTG ATGAGACAGAAGCAGAACGGGAGCACAAGATCTTGGAGCGGGCTAAGAAGCGAGCCCTGAGCAGCTCTGTTATCCGGGAGCTGAAGGAGCAGTACTCGGAAGCACCGGAAGAGATCCGGGAGGGGCGTGGTTACCACATGATGCGGCAGAGCCAAGAGGATCAGCGCAG AACTAGCTATGAGGAATCCATGATGGTACGCCTAAACCTGACCCGGAAGGAGAAGGCCCAGAAGAAGAGATCCATGGCCATGACATCACAGTTGCAGTCATTGACGCATTTTGGTGACATCAGCGCCTTGATGGGAGGAACTGGAAACCCTGGTGAG gAGGTTGTACCCCCTGTAAAGCGATCAAAGAAAACACTGAAacgaggaaagaaaaagaaag GGTTTCGGAGGTGGAAGTAA